The following are encoded together in the Lathyrus oleraceus cultivar Zhongwan6 chromosome 3, CAAS_Psat_ZW6_1.0, whole genome shotgun sequence genome:
- the LOC127127369 gene encoding protein SCAR2 isoform X9, producing MPISRYHIRSAHSLADPELHHAADKDDSEALLEAVAMSGLVGFLRQLGDLAQFAAELFHDLHEEVMATAERGHSLISRVQQIEAEIPPLEKAFLSRTHHPSFFTNGGIDWCPNLRSEQNLVSRGDLPRFIMDSYEECRGPPRLFLLDKFDVAGAGACLKRYSDPSFFKAEPASSVSVTETVEAHRERKIRKVKQKKGEWRRDGETPGAVLSHSKLHQLFLEERIENACSDPARLVKLKKRQFDGSAVEAKSGRSYMEEILEMTSPDHQMACETSINPLPVKLMSNDTSETGIEILEINGISHMRRSIENGKTHSSNEQEFELNSCSEVGRKTNGYLVKEPGQISSGGTGEVSSKHLKVPDETELVHDDGQNKSLLVKTNGYPVKEPEQISSGGIGEVSSKHLKVPDETELVDDDGQNKSLLVKTNGYLVKEPEQISSGGIGEVSSKYLKVPDETELVDDDGQNKREGSLDCYHSDDAASEVDDYMDALATIDSELEIDNECGPKKSSLNVQKLIDSNGEEEHQLQAPFSDSQSFGDSSLSEEMSSYEQDRSKENNEVQAQLPDSRSAGTPCASDDDNSSFRRDRTEEHTQLHAQLSDFQSIGNSSLETENMLSNQLPQTGELKKIYDEFVTRDDAHDLEGEISDSEPVSSGSCPVDSGCLLLSSDHGATALSDKTPHVPVERHLRLEDDEDTISLIKDNNLPVVYFDNISLNNLDVCNPHVHSHTTLQVSNDLNLAHEGECGDHSDIKVMQEESHNEHCSEISTFGDIGSRGENSICLPMELDLNLGTKMQPDDWDLQSDDDIKAMQLDSEDLFPVVETTVENSFAEELFSDFIHGNPQHEPDSVEVKILYPDQLSNVEEVPKIMFGSERNESTCSLDQVEEDDLIKHPPSPNYIPQDDDIVVNDMFPVKDLAVSAISSLDNAEIDASVVNCQASSSISSPSINPSNLLESFPASPYSNRMEMESNEIELTKISLDLNAEKRENQLEPFSDMTSPVSSLTNLEESPSTFDDSHWKNLEVSEEVARDSLTEFTSHLVVDQLKIASTDELLSLNRSDSSNSSICNNFQCSLHKEKDQDSSSLNDMKMVTQCSELDSQDSESTIVCKNDLQNSKGSFSPPSYNQLEPETHLEWTLKPRVVQHDVGFLLKNEEKCTSSKFEPHPMQISNQLEGERINCVASEFSAEVHLEESSDGSASKSSDQKISPSKHFTDPLKPLLPNLSPKATKINLEETPPMPPLPPMQWITSRVQNASLVSEREELGVSQVLFQPVQQVKPDYNSQFDLSTSERVALPYQNPFLPAVAVESNKSLRSSGLSAGISEHPVAIPLQLPVMVNDANGQHNYQVLERSQIHNPFLALPMLSYGWLPHGRVEASEGESILKSNPCPPIHLTECAVPGADTSNQQEKLSQFKSQLVEDTSIEAKKDSPGECVLNSSSWPPILPTECAVPGADTIFQQDKQTQSSGQIMEDTCFEAKKDSPGELHSVLPAECPVSGDDPLSSNEQHSDSPNALMEETVLEFTTDEEPSIHLEREQGDHIFSPKPPPPSIEIVQPNHSLLPSEGDVALSLDTSAQSSEFDDQIPNGKSKKLPPPQNHLFDVVAALDKSRLRKVTDRVRPPIAPKVDERDSLLEQIRTKSFNLRPAVVTRPNIQGPKTNLRVAAILEKANSIRQALAGSDEDDDAWSDC from the exons ATGCCTATCTCCAGGTACCACATTCGTAGCGCGCACAGTTTGGCGGATCCGGAGCTGCACCATGCCGCCGATAAGGATGACTCCGAAGCTCTCCTTGAAGCCGTAGCCATGAGTGGACTCGTCGGCTTCTTGCGCCAGCTTGGCGACCTCGCTCA ATTTGCTGCTGAGCTGTTCCACGACTTGCATGAAGAAGTAATGGCTACGGCTGAAAGAGGCCACAGTCTTATCTCTCGTGTTCAACAGATTGAGGCTGAAATTCCTCCACTTGAGAAAGCATTTTTGTCACGAACTCATCATCCGTCTTTCTTCACAAATGGAG GGATTGACTGGTGTCCTAATCTTCGATCTGAACAGAATCTTGTTTCGCGCGGAGATTTACCTAGATTTATAATGGATTCATATGAAGAATGCCGTGGTCCACCTAGACTTTTCCTTCTAGACAA GTTTGATGTCGCTGGTGCTGGAGCATGTCTGAAGCGTTATTCTGATCCATCATTCTTTAAAGCAGAGCCTGCTTCATCTGTAAGTGTAACAGAAACAGTAGAAGCTCACAGGGAAAGGAAAATTCGTAAAGTCAAG CAAAAGAAAGGGGAATGGCGGAGGGATGGTGAGACCCCTGGAGCTGTACTATCACATTCAAA ACTACATCAGTTGTTTCTTGAGGAGCGTATTGAGAATGCGTGTAGTGATCCTGCTCGTCTTGTGAAACTGAAAAAAAGACAATTCGATGGATCTGCAGTTGAAGCAAAATCTGGGAGAAGCTACATGGAGGAAATTCTGGAAATGACCTCACCTGATCATCAAATGGCTTGTGAAACTTCAATCAATCCACTGCCTGTGAAATTGATGTCAAACGACACTAGTGAAACTGGGATTGAAATACTCGAAATCAATGGCATTTCACATATGAGAAGGTCTATTGAAAATGGAAAAACACATTCATCAAATGAGCAGGAATTTGAACTTAATTCATGCTCAGAAGTAGGCAGGAAAACAAATGGATATCTTGTGAAGGAGCCCGGACAAATCTCTTCTGGTGGGACAGGTGAAGTGTCTTCTAAGCATCTCAAGGTACCTGATGAAACAGAACTAGTGCATGATGATGGACAAAACAAATCTCTTCTGGTTAAGACAAATGGATATCCTGTGAAGGAGCCCGAACAAATCTCTTCTGGTGGGATAGGTGAAGTGTCTTCTAAGCATCTCAAGGTACCTGATGAAACAGAACTAGTGGATGATGATGGACAAAACAAATCTCTTCTAGTGAAGACAAATGGATATCTTGTGAAGGAGCCTGAACAAATCTCTTCTGGTGGGATAG GTGAAGTGTCTTCTAAGTATCTCAAGGTACCTGATGAAACAGAGCTAGTGGATGATGATGGACAAAACAAAAGAGAAGGCAGCCTAGACTGCTATCATTCTGATGACGCGGCTAGTGAGGTTGATGATTATATGGATGCATTAGCTACCATAGACTCCGAGTTGGAAATAGACAATGAGTGTGGACCTAAGAAAAGCTCCTTGAATGTTCAAAAGCTAATTGATTCAAATGGTGAAGAAGAACATCAGCTGCAAGCTCCGTTTTCAGATTCTCAATCATTTGGAGACTCATCATTGTCTGAGGAAATGAGTTCATATGAACAAGATAGAAGTAAAGAGAATAATGAAGTGCAAGCTCAGCTGCCAGACTCTCGGTCAGCAGGAACGCCTTGTGCATCAGATGATGATAATAGTTCATTCAGAAGAGATAGAACTGAAGAACATACCCAACTGCATGCTCAGTTATCAGATTTTCAATCTATTGGAAATTCCTCACTAGAAACTGAAAATATGCTTTCCAACCAGCTTCCACAAACTGGTGAATTGAAAAAAATTTATGATGAGTTTGTCACACGTGATGATGCACATGATCTTGAGGGAGAAATATCTGATTCTGAACCAGTCTCTTCTGGTTCATGTCCGGTGGATTCAGGGTGTTTATTATTGTCTTCGGATCATGGAGCTACAGCTCTATCAGATAAAACACCACATGTTCCTGTTGAAAGACATTTAAGACTAGAAGATGATGAAGACACCATCTCCCTAATAAAAGATAATAATCTCCCAGTTGTCTATTTTGACAACATTTCTTTGAACAACTTGGATGTCTGCAATCCTCATGTCCATTCCCATACTACGTTACAAGTTTCCAATGATTTAAATTTAGCCCATGAAGGCGAATGTGGTGATCATTCTGACATCAAAGTAATGCAGGAAGAATCTCATAATGAGCACTGTTCTGAAATATCAACTTTTGGAGACATTGGTTCACGAGGGGAGAATTCCATTTGTCTGCCCATGGAATTAGACCTTAATTTGGGCACTAAAATGCAGCCTGATGACTGGGACTTACAATCCGATGATGATATTAAAGCAATGCAACTTGACTCGGAAGATTTGTTTCCTGTTGTGGAGACTACCGTAGAGAATAGCTTTGCAGAGGAGCTATTCTCTGATTTTATACACGGAAATCCACAACATGAACCAGATTCGGTAGAAGTTAAAATTCTTTATCCTGATCAGCTATCAAATGTTGAAGAGGTACCAAAGATAATGTTTGGCAGTGAAAGAAATGAATCTACCTGCAGTTTGGATCAAGTTGAAGAAGATGATCTTATTAAACATCCACCTTCCCCTAATTACATACCGCAGGATGATGATATCGTGGTAAATGATATGTTCCCTGTAAAAGATTTGGCTGTATCTGCTATCTCTTCTCTTGATAATGCTGAAATTGATGCAAGTGTCGTTAATTGTCAAGCTTCAAGTTCTATTTCTTCCCCATCAATAAATCCTTCAAATTTGCTTGAATCTTTCCCAGCTTCTCCATATTCCAATAGGATGGAAATGGAATCCAATGAGATAGAGTTAACAAAAATTTCCTTAGACTTGAATGCAGAGAAAAGAGAAAATCAACTGGAACCATTTTCAGATATGACATCTCCAGTGAGTAGTCTTACAAATTTGGAAGAATCTCCTTCTACTTTTGATGATTCTCACTGGAAAAATTTGGAAGTCAGTGAGGAAGTTGCAAGAGATTCTTTGACAGAGTTTACGTCACATTTAGTAGTGGATCAACTGAAAATTGCTTCTACTGATGAACTGTTGAGCCTGAACAGATCAGACTCTTCTAACTCTAGTATATGTAATAATTTCCAATGTTCATTGCATAAGGAGAAAGACCAAGATAGTTCTTCTCTCAATGACATGAAAATGGTGACACAATGTTCGGAGCTAGACTCTCAGGATTCAGAATCTACAATTGTTTGCAAGAATGATCTACAGAACAGTAAAGGTAGTTTTTCACCACCTTCCTATAATCAATTGGAGCCTGAAACCCATTTAGAGTGGACCTTAAAACCACGAGTTGTGCAGCATGATGTGGGTTTTCTGctaaaaaatgaagaaaaatgcACCTCTTCAAAATTTGAACCTCATCCGATGCAGATATCAAATCAGTTGGAGGGAGAGAGAATAAATTGTGTTGCTTCTGAGTTTTCTGCTGAAGTCCATCTAGAGGAATCTTCAGATGGTTCCGCATCAAAGTCATCTGATCAGAAGATTAGCCCATCAAAACATTTCACGGATCCATTGAAACCTCTCCTTCCTAATCTTTCTCCCAAGGCAACCAAAATAAACCTCGAGGAAACGCCGCCTATGCCCCCTCTACCACCTATGCAGTGGATAACGAGCAGGGTTCAAAATGCTTCCCTAGTTTCAGAGAGAGAAGAATTAGGTGTAAGTCAAGTATTATTTCAACCAGTACAGCAAGTTAAACCTGATTATAACTCTCAATTTGACTTATCAACTTCTGAAAGAGTAGCCTTGCCATATCAGAATCCTTTTTTGCCTGCTGTGGCTGTGGAGAGTAATAAAAGCCTACGCTCTTCTGGGTTATCAGCAGGTATTTCAGAGCATCCTGTTGCTATTCCTTTGCAGCTTCCTGTGATGGTAAATGATGCAAATGGTCAGCATAATTACCAAGTTCTGGAGAGAAGTCAAATTCACAACCCTTTCTTAGCATTGCCAATGCTATCTTATGGTTGGCTGCCACATGGACGTGTCGAAGCTTCAGAGGGAGAAAGCATTTTGAAATCAAATCCATGCCCACCAATACATCTCACTGAATGTGCTGTTCCTGGGGCTGATACCAGCAACCAACAAGAAAAATTGTCTCAGTTCAAGAGTCAGTTAGTGGAAGATACTAGTATAGAAGCTAAAAAGGATAGTCCTGGAGAATGTGTATTGAATTCAAGTTCATGGCCACCAATACTGCCTACTGAATGTGCTGTTCCTGGGGCTGATACCATCTTTCAACAAGACAAACAGACCCAGTCTTCTGGTCAAATTATGGAAGATACATGTTTTGAGGCTAAAAAAGACAGTCCGGGAGAATTGCACTCAGTGCTACCTGCTGAATGTCCTGTATCTGGAGATGATCCCCTTTCTTCAAACGAACAACATTCTGATTCTCCAAATGCATTAATGGAGGAGACTGTTCTGGAATTTACAACCGATGAGGAACCATCAATTCATTTGGAAAGGGAACAAGGTGATCATATattctcacctaagccaccacCACCAAGTATAGAAATTGTGCAGCCCAATCACAGCCTGCTGCCCTCAGAGGGGGATGTGGCACTGTCTTTGGATACATCCGCCCAATCATCAGAATTTGATGATCAAATACCAAATGGAAAATCAAAGAAGCTTCCTCCACCTCAGAACCATTTATTTGATGTTGTTGCTGCTCTTGACAAAAGCAGG CTGAGAAAGGTTACTGATCGTGTTAGGCCCCCAATAGCACCAAAGGTAGATGAAAGAGACTCATTGTTAGAACAGATTAGAACAAAG TCCTTCAACTTGAGGCCTGCTGTGGTTACGCGACCCAACATTCAGGGTCCCAAAACGAACTTGAGGGTTGCTGCCATCTTGGAGAAAGCAAATTCTATTCGCCAG GCTTTGGCTGGAAGTGATGAAGACGATGATGCTTGGAGTGATTGTTGA
- the LOC127127369 gene encoding protein SCAR2 isoform X3: protein MPISRYHIRSAHSLADPELHHAADKDDSEALLEAVAMSGLVGFLRQLGDLAQFAAELFHDLHEEVMATAERGHSLISRVQQIEAEIPPLEKAFLSRTHHPSFFTNGGIDWCPNLRSEQNLVSRGDLPRFIMDSYEECRGPPRLFLLDKFDVAGAGACLKRYSDPSFFKAEPASSVSVTETVEAHRERKIRKVKQKKGEWRRDGETPGAVLSHSKLHQLFLEERIENACSDPARLVKLKKRQFDGSAVEAKSGRSYMEEILEMTSPDHQMACETSINPLPVKLMSNDTSETGIEILEINGISHMRRSIENGKTHSSNEQEFELNSCSEVGRKTNGYLVKEPGQISSGGTGEVSSKHLKVPDETELVHDDGQNKSLLVKTNGYPVKEPEQISSGGIGEVSSKHLKVPDETELVDDDGQNKSLLVKTNGYLVKEPEQISSGGIGEVSSKYLKVPDETELVDDDGQNKSLLVKTNGYLVKEPEQISSGGIGEVSSKYLKVPDETELVDDDGQNKREGSLDCYHSDDAASEVDDYMDALATIDSELEIDNECGPKKSSLNVQKLIDSNGEEEHQLQAPFSDSQSFGDSSLSEEMSSYEQDRSKENNEVQAQLPDSRSAGTPCASDDDNSSFRRDRTEEHTQLHAQLSDFQSIGNSSLETENMLSNQLPQTGELKKIYDEFVTRDDAHDLEGEISDSEPVSSGSCPVDSGCLLLSSDHGATALSDKTPHVPVERHLRLEDDEDTISLIKDNNLPVVYFDNISLNNLDVCNPHVHSHTTLQVSNDLNLAHEGECGDHSDIKVMQEESHNEHCSEISTFGDIGSRGENSICLPMELDLNLGTKMQPDDWDLQSDDDIKAMQLDSEDLFPVVETTVENSFAEELFSDFIHGNPQHEPDSVEVKILYPDQLSNVEEVPKIMFGSERNESTCSLDQVEEDDLIKHPPSPNYIPQDDDIVVNDMFPVKDLAVSAISSLDNAEIDASVVNCQASSSISSPSINPSNLLESFPASPYSNRMEMESNEIELTKISLDLNAEKRENQLEPFSDMTSPVSSLTNLEESPSTFDDSHWKNLEVSEEVARDSLTEFTSHLVVDQLKIASTDELLSLNRSDSSNSSICNNFQCSLHKEKDQDSSSLNDMKMVTQCSELDSQDSESTIVCKNDLQNSKGSFSPPSYNQLEPETHLEWTLKPRVVQHDVGFLLKNEEKCTSSKFEPHPMQISNQLEGERINCVASEFSAEVHLEESSDGSASKSSDQKISPSKHFTDPLKPLLPNLSPKATKINLEETPPMPPLPPMQWITSRVQNASLVSEREELGVSQVLFQPVQQVKPDYNSQFDLSTSERVALPYQNPFLPAVAVESNKSLRSSGLSAGISEHPVAIPLQLPVMVNDANGQHNYQVLERSQIHNPFLALPMLSYGWLPHGRVEASEGESILKSNPCPPIHLTECAVPGADTSNQQEKLSQFKSQLVEDTSIEAKKDSPGECVLNSSSWPPILPTECAVPGADTIFQQDKQTQSSGQIMEDTCFEAKKDSPGELHSVLPAECPVSGDDPLSSNEQHSDSPNALMEETVLEFTTDEEPSIHLEREQGDHIFSPKPPPPSIEIVQPNHSLLPSEGDVALSLDTSAQSSEFDDQIPNGKSKKLPPPQNHLFDVVAALDKSRLRKVTDRVRPPIAPKVDERDSLLEQIRTKSFNLRPAVVTRPNIQGPKTNLRVAAILEKANSIRQALAGSDEDDDAWSDC from the exons ATGCCTATCTCCAGGTACCACATTCGTAGCGCGCACAGTTTGGCGGATCCGGAGCTGCACCATGCCGCCGATAAGGATGACTCCGAAGCTCTCCTTGAAGCCGTAGCCATGAGTGGACTCGTCGGCTTCTTGCGCCAGCTTGGCGACCTCGCTCA ATTTGCTGCTGAGCTGTTCCACGACTTGCATGAAGAAGTAATGGCTACGGCTGAAAGAGGCCACAGTCTTATCTCTCGTGTTCAACAGATTGAGGCTGAAATTCCTCCACTTGAGAAAGCATTTTTGTCACGAACTCATCATCCGTCTTTCTTCACAAATGGAG GGATTGACTGGTGTCCTAATCTTCGATCTGAACAGAATCTTGTTTCGCGCGGAGATTTACCTAGATTTATAATGGATTCATATGAAGAATGCCGTGGTCCACCTAGACTTTTCCTTCTAGACAA GTTTGATGTCGCTGGTGCTGGAGCATGTCTGAAGCGTTATTCTGATCCATCATTCTTTAAAGCAGAGCCTGCTTCATCTGTAAGTGTAACAGAAACAGTAGAAGCTCACAGGGAAAGGAAAATTCGTAAAGTCAAG CAAAAGAAAGGGGAATGGCGGAGGGATGGTGAGACCCCTGGAGCTGTACTATCACATTCAAA ACTACATCAGTTGTTTCTTGAGGAGCGTATTGAGAATGCGTGTAGTGATCCTGCTCGTCTTGTGAAACTGAAAAAAAGACAATTCGATGGATCTGCAGTTGAAGCAAAATCTGGGAGAAGCTACATGGAGGAAATTCTGGAAATGACCTCACCTGATCATCAAATGGCTTGTGAAACTTCAATCAATCCACTGCCTGTGAAATTGATGTCAAACGACACTAGTGAAACTGGGATTGAAATACTCGAAATCAATGGCATTTCACATATGAGAAGGTCTATTGAAAATGGAAAAACACATTCATCAAATGAGCAGGAATTTGAACTTAATTCATGCTCAGAAGTAGGCAGGAAAACAAATGGATATCTTGTGAAGGAGCCCGGACAAATCTCTTCTGGTGGGACAGGTGAAGTGTCTTCTAAGCATCTCAAGGTACCTGATGAAACAGAACTAGTGCATGATGATGGACAAAACAAATCTCTTCTGGTTAAGACAAATGGATATCCTGTGAAGGAGCCCGAACAAATCTCTTCTGGTGGGATAGGTGAAGTGTCTTCTAAGCATCTCAAGGTACCTGATGAAACAGAACTAGTGGATGATGATGGACAAAACAAATCTCTTCTAGTGAAGACAAATGGATATCTTGTGAAGGAGCCTGAACAAATCTCTTCTGGTGGGATAGGTGAAGTGTCTTCTAAGTATCTCAAGGTACCTGATGAAACAGAACTGGTGGATGATGATGGACAAAACAAATCTCTTCTAGTGAAGACAAATGGATATCTTGTGAAGGAGCCCGAACAAATCTCTTCTGGTGGGATAG GTGAAGTGTCTTCTAAGTATCTCAAGGTACCTGATGAAACAGAGCTAGTGGATGATGATGGACAAAACAAAAGAGAAGGCAGCCTAGACTGCTATCATTCTGATGACGCGGCTAGTGAGGTTGATGATTATATGGATGCATTAGCTACCATAGACTCCGAGTTGGAAATAGACAATGAGTGTGGACCTAAGAAAAGCTCCTTGAATGTTCAAAAGCTAATTGATTCAAATGGTGAAGAAGAACATCAGCTGCAAGCTCCGTTTTCAGATTCTCAATCATTTGGAGACTCATCATTGTCTGAGGAAATGAGTTCATATGAACAAGATAGAAGTAAAGAGAATAATGAAGTGCAAGCTCAGCTGCCAGACTCTCGGTCAGCAGGAACGCCTTGTGCATCAGATGATGATAATAGTTCATTCAGAAGAGATAGAACTGAAGAACATACCCAACTGCATGCTCAGTTATCAGATTTTCAATCTATTGGAAATTCCTCACTAGAAACTGAAAATATGCTTTCCAACCAGCTTCCACAAACTGGTGAATTGAAAAAAATTTATGATGAGTTTGTCACACGTGATGATGCACATGATCTTGAGGGAGAAATATCTGATTCTGAACCAGTCTCTTCTGGTTCATGTCCGGTGGATTCAGGGTGTTTATTATTGTCTTCGGATCATGGAGCTACAGCTCTATCAGATAAAACACCACATGTTCCTGTTGAAAGACATTTAAGACTAGAAGATGATGAAGACACCATCTCCCTAATAAAAGATAATAATCTCCCAGTTGTCTATTTTGACAACATTTCTTTGAACAACTTGGATGTCTGCAATCCTCATGTCCATTCCCATACTACGTTACAAGTTTCCAATGATTTAAATTTAGCCCATGAAGGCGAATGTGGTGATCATTCTGACATCAAAGTAATGCAGGAAGAATCTCATAATGAGCACTGTTCTGAAATATCAACTTTTGGAGACATTGGTTCACGAGGGGAGAATTCCATTTGTCTGCCCATGGAATTAGACCTTAATTTGGGCACTAAAATGCAGCCTGATGACTGGGACTTACAATCCGATGATGATATTAAAGCAATGCAACTTGACTCGGAAGATTTGTTTCCTGTTGTGGAGACTACCGTAGAGAATAGCTTTGCAGAGGAGCTATTCTCTGATTTTATACACGGAAATCCACAACATGAACCAGATTCGGTAGAAGTTAAAATTCTTTATCCTGATCAGCTATCAAATGTTGAAGAGGTACCAAAGATAATGTTTGGCAGTGAAAGAAATGAATCTACCTGCAGTTTGGATCAAGTTGAAGAAGATGATCTTATTAAACATCCACCTTCCCCTAATTACATACCGCAGGATGATGATATCGTGGTAAATGATATGTTCCCTGTAAAAGATTTGGCTGTATCTGCTATCTCTTCTCTTGATAATGCTGAAATTGATGCAAGTGTCGTTAATTGTCAAGCTTCAAGTTCTATTTCTTCCCCATCAATAAATCCTTCAAATTTGCTTGAATCTTTCCCAGCTTCTCCATATTCCAATAGGATGGAAATGGAATCCAATGAGATAGAGTTAACAAAAATTTCCTTAGACTTGAATGCAGAGAAAAGAGAAAATCAACTGGAACCATTTTCAGATATGACATCTCCAGTGAGTAGTCTTACAAATTTGGAAGAATCTCCTTCTACTTTTGATGATTCTCACTGGAAAAATTTGGAAGTCAGTGAGGAAGTTGCAAGAGATTCTTTGACAGAGTTTACGTCACATTTAGTAGTGGATCAACTGAAAATTGCTTCTACTGATGAACTGTTGAGCCTGAACAGATCAGACTCTTCTAACTCTAGTATATGTAATAATTTCCAATGTTCATTGCATAAGGAGAAAGACCAAGATAGTTCTTCTCTCAATGACATGAAAATGGTGACACAATGTTCGGAGCTAGACTCTCAGGATTCAGAATCTACAATTGTTTGCAAGAATGATCTACAGAACAGTAAAGGTAGTTTTTCACCACCTTCCTATAATCAATTGGAGCCTGAAACCCATTTAGAGTGGACCTTAAAACCACGAGTTGTGCAGCATGATGTGGGTTTTCTGctaaaaaatgaagaaaaatgcACCTCTTCAAAATTTGAACCTCATCCGATGCAGATATCAAATCAGTTGGAGGGAGAGAGAATAAATTGTGTTGCTTCTGAGTTTTCTGCTGAAGTCCATCTAGAGGAATCTTCAGATGGTTCCGCATCAAAGTCATCTGATCAGAAGATTAGCCCATCAAAACATTTCACGGATCCATTGAAACCTCTCCTTCCTAATCTTTCTCCCAAGGCAACCAAAATAAACCTCGAGGAAACGCCGCCTATGCCCCCTCTACCACCTATGCAGTGGATAACGAGCAGGGTTCAAAATGCTTCCCTAGTTTCAGAGAGAGAAGAATTAGGTGTAAGTCAAGTATTATTTCAACCAGTACAGCAAGTTAAACCTGATTATAACTCTCAATTTGACTTATCAACTTCTGAAAGAGTAGCCTTGCCATATCAGAATCCTTTTTTGCCTGCTGTGGCTGTGGAGAGTAATAAAAGCCTACGCTCTTCTGGGTTATCAGCAGGTATTTCAGAGCATCCTGTTGCTATTCCTTTGCAGCTTCCTGTGATGGTAAATGATGCAAATGGTCAGCATAATTACCAAGTTCTGGAGAGAAGTCAAATTCACAACCCTTTCTTAGCATTGCCAATGCTATCTTATGGTTGGCTGCCACATGGACGTGTCGAAGCTTCAGAGGGAGAAAGCATTTTGAAATCAAATCCATGCCCACCAATACATCTCACTGAATGTGCTGTTCCTGGGGCTGATACCAGCAACCAACAAGAAAAATTGTCTCAGTTCAAGAGTCAGTTAGTGGAAGATACTAGTATAGAAGCTAAAAAGGATAGTCCTGGAGAATGTGTATTGAATTCAAGTTCATGGCCACCAATACTGCCTACTGAATGTGCTGTTCCTGGGGCTGATACCATCTTTCAACAAGACAAACAGACCCAGTCTTCTGGTCAAATTATGGAAGATACATGTTTTGAGGCTAAAAAAGACAGTCCGGGAGAATTGCACTCAGTGCTACCTGCTGAATGTCCTGTATCTGGAGATGATCCCCTTTCTTCAAACGAACAACATTCTGATTCTCCAAATGCATTAATGGAGGAGACTGTTCTGGAATTTACAACCGATGAGGAACCATCAATTCATTTGGAAAGGGAACAAGGTGATCATATattctcacctaagccaccacCACCAAGTATAGAAATTGTGCAGCCCAATCACAGCCTGCTGCCCTCAGAGGGGGATGTGGCACTGTCTTTGGATACATCCGCCCAATCATCAGAATTTGATGATCAAATACCAAATGGAAAATCAAAGAAGCTTCCTCCACCTCAGAACCATTTATTTGATGTTGTTGCTGCTCTTGACAAAAGCAGG CTGAGAAAGGTTACTGATCGTGTTAGGCCCCCAATAGCACCAAAGGTAGATGAAAGAGACTCATTGTTAGAACAGATTAGAACAAAG TCCTTCAACTTGAGGCCTGCTGTGGTTACGCGACCCAACATTCAGGGTCCCAAAACGAACTTGAGGGTTGCTGCCATCTTGGAGAAAGCAAATTCTATTCGCCAG GCTTTGGCTGGAAGTGATGAAGACGATGATGCTTGGAGTGATTGTTGA